CGCGCTGCTCGAGGCCGGGCTCGAGCGGGTCTTCCCGGGCGAGGGGTACGCCGAGCAGCGCGACGCCGCGCGTGGCGCCGCCGTCCGCTGGACCACCGTGCTCACCGGCGGTCCCGGCACCGGCAAGACCACCACGGTGGCCGGACTGCTCACCCTGGTCGCCGAGCAGCACGAGCTGCTGACCGGACGGCCGCCCCGGATGGCGCTCAGCGCGCCGACCGGCAAGGCGGCGGCGCGGCTGCAGGAGGCCGTGCAGGAGGCGACCGAGCGGCTCTCGCCGGGCGACCAGCAGCGCCTCGGCGTGCTCCACGCCTCCACGCTGCACCGGCTGCTGGGCTGGCGGCCCGACAGCCGGGTGCGGTTCCGCCACCACCGGGGCAACCGGCTGCCCCACGACGTGGTGGTCGTCGACGAGACCTCGATGGTCTCGCTGACGATGATGGCCCGCCTGCTCGAGGCGATGCGGCCCGACGCCCGGCTGGTGCTGGTCGGCGACCCCGACCAGCTGGCCTCGGTGGAGGCCGGAGCCGTCCTGGCCGACCTGGTCGCGGGCCTCGAGGACAGCGAGAGCTCCCCGGTGGCCGCGCTGCGTCGGACGCACCGCTTCGGTGCGCGCATCGGCGCCCTCGCCGACGCGCTCCGCACCGGCGACGGCGACGCGGCCCTGGCTCAGCTGCGCGCCGGGGGCGGCGAGGTCGAGCTGGTCGACGCCGCCGACGAGGCGGCGATGACGCGGTTCCGAGACGAGGTCGCCGACGTGGCGGTCGAGCTGCGACGCACCGGCGAGGCGGGCGACCGGTCCGGCGCGCTGGCGGCGCTCGGCGGCCACCGGCTGCTGTGCGCCCACCGCGAGGGCCCCTACGGCGTCGGCGGCTGGAACCGCCTGGTCGAGCGGCTGGTCGCCGAGCGCACCGGCGTCACCCACTACGACGAGTGGTACGCCGGTCGCCCGATCCTCGTCACCGCCAACGACTACGACCAGCTGCTCAACAACGGCGACATGGGCGCGACCGTCCGCGACGGGGACGGCCGGCTGCGCGTGGTCGTCCAAGTCGGTGGCGCCACCCGCGAGCTGGCCACCAGCCGGCTGGCCGGGGTGGAGACGGTGCACGCGATGACGGTGCACAAGTCGCAGGGCTCCCAGGCCCGG
This genomic interval from Nocardioides scoriae contains the following:
- the recD gene encoding exodeoxyribonuclease V subunit alpha, giving the protein MTAVTTTSPWADPGDRRRVLGATGLLARFNHPEVLAAADVHVAQRLGSLAEETDDEVLLAVALAVRAVRTGSVCLDLATIGALPLEDDLELPWPEPTAWTAAVGRSALVAQQLLRLDGTRLYLDRYWREEGQVCDDLVARVRRDPPEVDAALLEAGLERVFPGEGYAEQRDAARGAAVRWTTVLTGGPGTGKTTTVAGLLTLVAEQHELLTGRPPRMALSAPTGKAAARLQEAVQEATERLSPGDQQRLGVLHASTLHRLLGWRPDSRVRFRHHRGNRLPHDVVVVDETSMVSLTMMARLLEAMRPDARLVLVGDPDQLASVEAGAVLADLVAGLEDSESSPVAALRRTHRFGARIGALADALRTGDGDAALAQLRAGGGEVELVDAADEAAMTRFRDEVADVAVELRRTGEAGDRSGALAALGGHRLLCAHREGPYGVGGWNRLVERLVAERTGVTHYDEWYAGRPILVTANDYDQLLNNGDMGATVRDGDGRLRVVVQVGGATRELATSRLAGVETVHAMTVHKSQGSQARVVSVVLPDEQSRLLTRELFYTAVTRAQERVRVVGTEAAVRAAVSREVQRASGLRERLRAALAEPPSGGVTLRE